The proteins below are encoded in one region of Pleuronectes platessa chromosome 12, fPlePla1.1, whole genome shotgun sequence:
- the nckap1 gene encoding nck-associated protein 1 isoform X1 has product MSRGVIQPSQQKLAEKLTILNDRGIGMLTRVYNIKKQGQVWKACGDPKAKPSYLVDKNLESAVKFIVRKFPAVETRNNNQQLAQLQKEKSEILKNLALYYFTFVDVMEFKDHVCELLNTIDACQVFFDITVNFDLTKNYLDLVVTYTTLMTILSRIEERKAIIGLYNYAHEMTHGASDREYPRLGQMIVDYENPLKKMMEEFVPHGKSLSDALISLTMVYPRRNLSADQWRNAQLLSLISAPSTMLNPAQSDTMPCEYLSLDAMEKWIVFGFILCHAVLNTDAAALSLWKLALQSSTCLCLFRDEVFHIHKAAEDLFVNIRGYNKRINDIRECKEQALSHAGSMHRERRKFLRSALKELATVLADQPGLLGPKALFVFMALSFARDEIIWLLRHADNIQKKSTDDFIDKHIAELIFYMEELRAHVRKYGPVMQRYYVQYLSGFDAVVLNELVQNLSVCPEDESIIMSSFVNTMTSLSVKQVEDGEVFDFRGMRLDWFRLQAYTSVSKASLGIADHKELGKMMNTIIFHTKMVDSLVEMLVETSDLSIFCFYSRAFEKMFQQCLELPSQSRHSICFPLLCTHFMSCTHELCPEERHHIGDRSLSLCNMFLDEMAKQARNLITDICTEQCTLSDQLLPKHCAKTISQAVNKKSKKATGKKGEPEREKPGVESMRKNRLLVTNLDKLHTALSELCFSINYVPNLAVWEHTFTPREYLTSHLEIRFTKSIVGMTMYNQATQEIAKPSELLTSVRAYMTVLQSIENYVTIDITRVFNNVLLQQTQHLDSHGEPTITSLYTNWYLETLLRQVSNGHIAYFPAMKAFVNLPTENELTFNAEEYSDISEMRSLSELLGPYGMKFLSESLMWHISSQVAELKKLVVENMEVLTQMRTSFDKPEHMAALFKKLTSVDSVLKRMTIIGVILSFRSLAQEALRDVLSCHIPFLVSSVEDFKDHIPRETDMKVAMNVYELSSAAGLPCEIDPALVVALSSQKSENISPEEEYKIACLLMVFVAVSLPTLASNVMSQYSPAIEGHCNNIHCLAKAINQIAAALFTIHKGSIEDRLKEFLALASSSLLKIGQETDKMTTRNRESVYLLLDMIVQESPFLTMDLLESCFPYVLLRNAYHAVYKQSISSNA; this is encoded by the exons AG GACcatgtgtgtgagctgctgaACACCATCGACGCCTGCCAGGTCTTCTTTGATATT acggtgaactttgacctgacCAAGAACTACCTGGACCTGGTGGTGACCTACACTACTCTGATGACGATACTGTCACGCATAGAGGAGAGGAAAGCCATCATAGGGCTGTACAACTATGCCCATGAGATGACACATGGAGCCAG tgatCGTGAGTATCCCAGGTTGGGCCAGATGATTGTGGATTATGAAAACCCTCTGAAGAAGATGATGGAGGAGTTTGTTCCACATGGAAAG TCCCTGTCGGACGCGTTGATCAGTCTCACGATGGTTTACCCCAGGAGGAACCTGTCTGCCGACCAATGGAGGAACGCCCAGCTGCTCTCGCTCATCTCTGCCCCCTCCACCATGCTCAATCCTGCTCAGTCAGACACT ATGCCATGTGAATATCTGTCACTGGACGCGATGGAGAAGTGGATTGTTT TCGGTTTCATCCTGTGTCACGCGGTGCTGAACACCGATGCAGCGGCGTTGTCTCTGTGGAAGTTGGCTCTGCAAAGCTCCAcctgcctctgcctcttcaGGGACGAGGTCTTCCACATCCACAAGGCCGCAGAGGATCTGTTTGTGAACATCAGAGG gtaCAACAAACGCATCAACGACATCAGGGAGTGCAAAGAACAGGCCCTGTCTCATGC AGGCTCCATGCACCGAGAGAGACGCAAGTTCCTCAGATCGGCTCTGAAGGAGCTGGCCACGGTTTTAGCGGATCAGCCTGGACTGCTCGGTCCTAAG GCGTTATTTGTGTTCATGGCGCTGTCGTTCGCCCGTGACGAGATAATATGGCTTCTCCGACATGCAGACAACATCCAGAAGAAAAGCACAGACGACTTCATAGACAA acaCATAGCAGAGTTGATCTTCTACATGGAGGAGCTCAGAGCTCATGTCAGGAAGTATGGCCCGGTGATGCAGCGATATTACGTCCAGTACTTGTCAGGGTTTGATGCTGTGGTGCTGAATGAGCTGGTGCAg AACCTGTCCGTGTGTCCAGAGGACGAGTCTATAATCATGTCTTCATTTGTCAACACTATGACCTCTCTCAGTGTCAAACAAG tggaGGACGGAGAGGTGTTTGACTTCAGAGGCATGAGGCTGGACTGGTTCAgactgcag gcCTACACAAGCGTGTCCAAGGCCAGTCTTGGAATAGCCGATCACAAGGAGCTTGGTAAAATGATGAACACCATTATCTTCCACACAAAAATGGTGGATTCTCTGGTGGAGATGCTGGTTGAGACGTCCGACCTGTCCATCTTCtg cttCTACAGCCGTGCATTTGAGAAGATGTTCCAGCAGTGCTTGGAACTTCCCTCCCAGAGCCGACACTCCATCTGTTTCCCTCTGCTCTGCACACACTTCATGTCCTGTACACACGAGCTCTGTCCTGAAGag cGACACCACATAGGAGATCGGAGCCTGTCGTTGTGTAACATGTTTCTGGATGAAATGGCCAAACAGGCCAGAAACCTGATCACAGACATCTGCACTGAACAATGTACACTCAGCGACCAG CTGCTTCCCAAGCATTGTGCGAAGACCATCAGCCAGGCCGTGAACAAGAAGAGCAAGAAGGCGACGGGGAAGAAGGGCGAGCCGGAGCGGGAGAAACCGGGAGTGGAGAGCATGAGGAAGAACCGATTACTGGTCACCAA TCTGGACAAACTCCACACAGCGTTATCTGAACTCTGCTTCTCCATCAACTACGTCCCCAACCTGGCGGTGTGGGAACACACCTTCACCCCCAGAGAGTATCTCACCTCACACCTGGAGATCCGATTCACcaa GTCCATAGTGGGGATGACGATGTACAACCAGGCGACCCAGGAGATAGCCAAGCCCAGCGAGCTGCTGACCAGCGTCCGGGCCTACATGACGGTGCTGCAGTCCATAGAGAACTACGTCACCATCGACATCACCCGCGTCTTCAACaacgtcctcctgcagcagacgCAGCACTTGGACAGCCACGGGGAACCCACCATCACCAGTCTGTATACAAACTG GTATTTGGAGACGTTGCTCCGTCAGGTCAGTAACGGACACATCGCCTACTTCCCTGCCATGAAGGCCTTTGTCAACCTGCCCACCGAGAACGAACTGACTTTCAACGCTGAGGAATACTCTGACATCTCcg AGATGCGTTCTCTGTCGGAGCTGCTGGGGCCGTACGGGATGAAGTTCCTCAGTGAGAGTCTGATGTGGCACATCTCGTCACAGGTCGCGGAGttgaag AAACTGGTGGTGGAGAACATGGAGGTGCTGACTCAGATGAGGACGAGCTTCGACAAACCAGAGCACATGGCTGCGCTCTTCAAGAAACTCACCT CTGTGGACAGTGTTTTGAAGAGAATGACCATCATTGGAGTCATCTTGTCTTTCCGCTCCCTCGCTCAGGAGGCTCTGAGAGAt GTTTTATCCTGTCACATTCCATTCCTGGTCAGTTCGGTGGAAGATTTCAAAGACCACATtcccagagagacagacatgaag GTGGCCATGAATGTCTACGAGCTGTCGTCAGCCGCAGGTTTACCCTGTGAGATCGACCCGGCGCTGGTCGTGGCTCTGTCCTCACAGAAGAGTG agaacaTCAGTCCAGAGGAGGAGTATAAGATCGCCTGCCTGCTGATGGTGTTTGTGGCCGTTTCACTGCCAACGCTGGCGAGCAACGTGATGTCCCAGTACAGCCCGGCCATCGAAG GTCACTGTAACAACATCCACTGCCTGGCCAAAGCCATCAACCAGATCGCTGCAGCTCTCTTCACCATCCACAAGGGGAGCATAGAGGATCGTCTGAAAGAGTTCCTGGCT ctggcCTCATCCAGCCTGTTGAAGATCGGCCAGGAGACGGACAAGATGACGACACGTAACAGAGAGTCTGTTTACTTACTGCTGGACatg aTTGTGCAGGAGTCTCCCTTCCTGACCATGGACCTGCTGGAGTCCTGCTTCCCCTACGTCCTGCTGCGAAACGCCTACCACGCCGTCTATAAACAGAGCATCAGCTCTAATGCGTAG